From a region of the Actinopolymorpha singaporensis genome:
- a CDS encoding NADH-quinone oxidoreductase subunit D — protein MTTQQEHTQHTEQQDPYAGSRDTTEGQVFTVTGQDWDSVVQGAAEADDERVVVNMGPQHPSTHGVLRLILELDGETVKDMRCGIGYLHTGIEKNMEYRTWTQGVTFCTRMDYLSPFYNEAAYVGAVEKLLGIEDDIPERAKVLRVMMMELNRISSHLVAIATGGMEIGALTVMTIGFREREKTLDLFELITGLRMNHAYIRPGGVSQDLPDGALDAVRDYIVWMRKHLPEYAALCNENPIFKGRLVGNGYLDLTGCMALGASGPVLRATGYPWDLRKTQPYWGYETYDFEVKTWDTSDSYGRFRIRLDEMHESLKIVEQCVERLETPGPVMVADKKIAWPSQLAIGSDGLGNSLDHIKHIMGESMEALIHHFKLVTEGFRVPAGQAYFAVESPRGELACHLVSDGGTRPFRAHFRDPSFVNLQTAAAMCEGAMVADVIVAVASIDPVMGGVDR, from the coding sequence ATGACTACGCAACAAGAGCACACCCAGCACACCGAGCAGCAGGACCCGTACGCCGGCAGCCGGGACACCACCGAGGGCCAGGTCTTCACCGTCACCGGTCAGGACTGGGACTCCGTGGTGCAGGGCGCGGCGGAGGCCGACGACGAGCGCGTCGTGGTCAACATGGGCCCGCAGCACCCGTCCACGCACGGCGTCCTCCGGCTGATCCTGGAGCTGGACGGCGAGACCGTGAAGGACATGCGGTGCGGGATCGGCTACCTCCACACCGGTATCGAGAAGAACATGGAATACCGGACGTGGACGCAGGGCGTCACGTTCTGCACCCGGATGGACTACCTCTCGCCGTTCTACAACGAGGCCGCCTACGTCGGCGCGGTGGAGAAGCTGCTCGGCATCGAGGACGACATCCCCGAGCGGGCCAAGGTCCTCCGCGTCATGATGATGGAGCTCAACCGCATCTCCTCCCACCTGGTGGCGATCGCCACCGGAGGCATGGAGATCGGCGCCCTCACCGTGATGACGATCGGCTTCCGTGAGCGGGAGAAGACGCTCGACCTGTTCGAGCTGATCACCGGCCTGCGGATGAACCACGCGTACATCCGGCCGGGTGGGGTGTCCCAGGACCTGCCCGACGGCGCCCTGGACGCCGTCCGCGACTACATCGTCTGGATGCGCAAGCACCTTCCCGAGTACGCCGCGCTGTGCAACGAGAACCCCATCTTCAAGGGCCGCCTGGTCGGCAACGGCTACCTCGACCTCACCGGCTGCATGGCGCTCGGCGCCAGCGGTCCGGTGCTGCGGGCGACCGGCTACCCGTGGGACCTGCGCAAGACCCAGCCGTACTGGGGTTACGAGACCTACGACTTCGAGGTGAAGACGTGGGACACCTCGGACTCCTACGGCAGGTTCCGCATCCGGCTGGACGAGATGCACGAGAGCCTGAAGATCGTCGAGCAGTGCGTCGAACGCCTGGAGACGCCCGGCCCGGTGATGGTGGCCGACAAGAAGATCGCCTGGCCGAGCCAGCTGGCGATCGGCTCCGACGGCCTGGGCAACTCCCTCGACCACATCAAGCACATCATGGGCGAGTCGATGGAAGCGCTCATCCACCACTTCAAGCTGGTGACCGAGGGCTTCCGGGTGCCGGCCGGGCAGGCCTACTTCGCGGTGGAGTCCCCCCGCGGCGAGCTGGCCTGCCACCTGGTGTCCGACGGTGGAACCCGGCCGTTCCGGGCCCACTTCCGCGACCCGTCCTTCGTCAACCTGCAGACCGCGGCGGCCATGTGTGAGGGCGCCATGGTGGCCGACGTCATCGTCGCGGTCGCGAGCATCGACCCCGTGATGGGTGGAGTGGACCGTTGA
- a CDS encoding demethylmenaquinone methyltransferase, protein MARASLAKQPAEVAAMFDEIAERYDLTNDLLSLGQDRWWRRAVVKAVDPRLGERVLDLAAGTGTSSEPMERDGAFVVPCDFSVGMLGRGKRLRPELPFVGGDALALPFADESFDAVTMSFGLRNLADPRAGLAELLRVTRPGGRVVVCEFSHPVWAPFRRVYVEYLMRAVPGIARRVAAEPESYVYLAESIRAWPDQAGLAAEFAAAAWSRVEWRNLSGGIVALHRAYRP, encoded by the coding sequence GTGGCACGTGCATCCCTGGCAAAACAGCCCGCCGAAGTGGCGGCGATGTTCGACGAGATCGCCGAGCGTTACGACCTGACCAACGACCTGTTGTCGCTGGGTCAGGACCGTTGGTGGCGGCGGGCGGTGGTGAAGGCGGTCGACCCGCGGTTGGGCGAACGCGTGCTCGACCTCGCGGCCGGCACCGGCACCTCCAGTGAGCCGATGGAACGCGACGGGGCGTTCGTCGTTCCGTGCGACTTCTCCGTCGGGATGCTGGGCCGGGGCAAGCGGCTGCGGCCGGAGCTGCCGTTCGTCGGCGGGGACGCGCTGGCGCTGCCGTTCGCCGACGAGAGTTTCGACGCGGTCACCATGTCGTTCGGCCTGCGCAACCTGGCCGACCCACGCGCCGGACTGGCCGAACTGCTGCGCGTCACCCGGCCCGGCGGGCGGGTGGTGGTGTGCGAGTTCAGCCACCCGGTGTGGGCGCCGTTCCGCCGGGTGTACGTCGAGTACCTCATGCGCGCTGTGCCCGGAATCGCCCGACGGGTGGCGGCCGAACCCGAGTCGTACGTCTACCTCGCCGAGTCGATCCGAGCCTGGCCCGACCAGGCCGGCCTGGCCGCGGAGTTCGCCGCGGCCGCGTGGAGCCGGGTGGAGTGGCGCAACCTGAGCGGCGGCATCGTCGCGCTGCACCGGGCGTACCGCCCCTGA
- a CDS encoding ABC-F family ATP-binding cassette domain-containing protein has protein sequence MSVSALSTLVVRDVQLHLGPQLVLGGISATVAPGDRYAVVGPNGVGKTTLLRVMLGALTPDQGSVERQPAAATVGLLPQERDARPGETLACYLGRRTGVTAAEAELTGATTALAEGEKGADDRYALALDRYLALGAADLDTRAPAVLADLGLPPDRLEDPVLSLSGGQLARLALASVLLAKFDVLLLDEPTNDLDLAGLARLEEFLTSRSGALVVVSHDRAFLQRVATDVLEIDEFSRQGRTYGGGFDSYLAERERAHAAAQEAYDTYASQRDALLEQAKRKQEWARAGAQRSARKPPDNDKFVRHFHIQKAQGTGAGAARAQRAADRLTEVEEPRTPWELRLKLDQGSRSGARVAGLAGVVVERGSFRLGPVDLDLRYADRMVVVGPNGAGKSSLISVLLGQLEPAAGERWIGHGVVLGQIDQVRRGVAADVVLLDAFRQASGQDETEARTLLAKFGLGADDVVRQTGSLSPGERTRADLALLVARQANLLVLDEPTNHLDLPAVEQLEQALADYDGTLVLASHDRKLVEAVHPTHIVHVLDGHISVERP, from the coding sequence ATGTCCGTCTCGGCTCTGTCCACCCTCGTCGTTCGCGACGTCCAGCTTCACCTCGGCCCCCAGCTTGTTCTCGGGGGCATCTCCGCCACCGTCGCGCCCGGTGACCGCTACGCCGTCGTCGGGCCGAACGGCGTGGGCAAGACCACGCTGTTGCGGGTGATGCTCGGCGCGCTCACCCCCGATCAGGGCTCGGTCGAACGCCAGCCCGCCGCGGCCACCGTCGGGCTCCTCCCACAGGAGCGGGACGCCCGGCCGGGTGAGACGCTCGCCTGCTACCTGGGCCGGCGTACCGGCGTCACCGCGGCCGAGGCCGAGCTCACCGGCGCGACCACCGCGCTGGCCGAGGGCGAGAAGGGCGCGGACGATCGGTACGCGCTCGCCCTGGACCGCTACCTCGCCCTCGGCGCCGCGGACCTCGACACCCGCGCGCCCGCCGTCCTCGCCGACCTGGGCCTGCCGCCGGACCGGCTCGAGGACCCGGTGCTGTCCCTGTCGGGCGGGCAGCTCGCCCGGCTGGCGCTGGCGTCGGTGCTGCTGGCGAAGTTCGACGTACTCCTGCTCGACGAACCCACCAACGACCTCGACCTCGCGGGCCTGGCCAGGCTGGAGGAGTTCCTCACCAGCCGGTCCGGTGCGCTGGTGGTCGTGTCGCACGACCGGGCGTTCCTGCAGCGGGTGGCGACCGACGTCCTCGAGATCGACGAGTTCAGCCGGCAGGGCCGCACGTACGGCGGCGGGTTCGACTCCTACCTGGCCGAACGCGAGCGGGCGCACGCCGCGGCGCAGGAGGCGTACGACACCTACGCCTCGCAGCGGGACGCCCTGCTGGAACAGGCGAAACGCAAGCAGGAGTGGGCCCGCGCGGGTGCCCAGCGCTCTGCCCGCAAGCCCCCCGACAACGACAAGTTCGTCCGGCACTTCCACATCCAGAAGGCCCAGGGCACCGGTGCCGGCGCGGCCCGTGCACAGCGGGCGGCCGACCGCCTGACCGAGGTCGAGGAACCACGGACGCCGTGGGAGCTGCGGCTGAAGCTCGACCAGGGTTCTCGCAGCGGCGCCCGGGTGGCCGGGCTGGCGGGCGTCGTGGTGGAGCGGGGATCGTTCCGGCTGGGGCCGGTCGACCTCGACCTGCGCTACGCCGACCGGATGGTGGTGGTCGGGCCGAACGGCGCCGGGAAGTCCAGCCTGATCTCGGTGCTGCTCGGCCAGTTGGAGCCGGCGGCGGGGGAGCGGTGGATCGGGCACGGTGTCGTACTCGGGCAGATCGACCAGGTGCGGCGGGGCGTGGCGGCCGACGTCGTACTGCTGGACGCCTTCCGGCAGGCGTCCGGGCAGGACGAGACCGAGGCGCGGACCCTGCTGGCGAAGTTCGGGCTCGGCGCCGATGACGTCGTACGGCAGACCGGCTCGCTCTCGCCCGGCGAGCGGACTCGGGCCGACCTGGCGCTGCTGGTCGCGCGGCAGGCAAACCTGCTCGTCCTGGACGAGCCGACCAACCACCTCGATCTGCCCGCGGTCGAACAACTGGAGCAGGCGCTGGCGGACTACGACGGCACCCTCGTGCTGGCCAGCCATGACCGAAAATTGGTCGAAGCCGTCCACCCGACGCACATAGTTCACGTGCTGGACGGGCACATCAGCGTGGAACGCCCGTAA
- a CDS encoding NADH-quinone oxidoreductase subunit A: MNPYVPILILLLLGGGFAVVSAVAGSVMGPKRYNRAKVESYECGIEPTPQPAGGGRFPVKYYITAMLFIVFDIEIIFLYPWAVAFDSMALFGLVEMVLFILTVFVAYAYVWRRGGLEWD; this comes from the coding sequence GTGAACCCCTATGTGCCGATTCTCATTCTGCTTCTGCTCGGCGGCGGCTTCGCGGTTGTCTCCGCCGTGGCCGGCTCCGTCATGGGACCGAAGCGCTACAACCGGGCGAAGGTCGAGTCGTACGAGTGTGGGATCGAACCCACCCCGCAGCCGGCCGGCGGTGGCCGCTTCCCGGTGAAGTACTACATCACCGCGATGCTGTTCATCGTCTTCGACATCGAGATCATCTTCCTCTACCCCTGGGCGGTCGCCTTCGACTCGATGGCGCTGTTCGGCCTGGTCGAGATGGTCTTGTTCATCCTGACCGTGTTCGTCGCCTACGCGTACGTCTGGCGCCGCGGGGGCCTGGAATGGGACTGA
- the trhA gene encoding PAQR family membrane homeostasis protein TrhA, which yields MHAPDLGSSVQEAVHDVAQNVKPRLRGWLHAGTFPLSVAAGIVIVILAPSTEARIATGIFALTASLLFGVSALYHRGTWSPRAAGVLRRLDHANIFLIIAGTYTPFTLLLLDRQNAKVLLAIVWGGALLGVAFRVLWLGAPRWLYVPVYVAVGWAAAFWLPDFFDHGRGAVFAMILTGGLLYSAGAIVYATKKPNPSPRWFGFHEVFHAFTVLAFIAHYVGVSLTVYS from the coding sequence ATGCACGCCCCAGACCTCGGAAGCTCCGTGCAGGAGGCAGTCCACGACGTCGCCCAGAACGTCAAGCCGAGGTTGCGGGGCTGGCTGCACGCCGGGACGTTCCCGCTGTCGGTGGCGGCGGGCATCGTCATCGTGATCCTGGCGCCGAGCACCGAGGCGAGGATCGCGACGGGGATCTTCGCACTCACGGCGAGCCTGCTCTTCGGGGTGAGCGCGCTCTACCACCGCGGGACCTGGTCGCCGCGCGCGGCGGGGGTGCTGCGCCGGCTGGACCACGCCAACATCTTCCTGATCATCGCGGGCACCTACACGCCGTTCACGCTGCTGTTGCTGGACAGGCAGAACGCCAAGGTGCTGCTCGCCATCGTGTGGGGCGGCGCGCTGCTCGGGGTGGCGTTCCGGGTGCTGTGGCTGGGCGCGCCGCGCTGGCTGTACGTCCCGGTGTACGTCGCGGTCGGCTGGGCGGCGGCGTTCTGGCTGCCGGACTTCTTCGACCACGGCCGGGGCGCGGTCTTCGCGATGATCCTCACCGGCGGGCTGCTCTACTCCGCGGGCGCGATCGTGTACGCCACCAAGAAGCCGAACCCGTCGCCGCGCTGGTTCGGGTTCCACGAGGTCTTCCACGCGTTCACGGTCCTGGCGTTCATCGCCCACTACGTCGGGGTGTCGCTGACCGTCTACTCCTGA
- a CDS encoding isochorismate synthase, whose amino-acid sequence MTESSAIPADDFVAPDVPRLVVRTTELDPDVHAGLDLLQTLPAENATAWVRRGEGLVGHGEAARLDVAGPDRFATAVQWWGKLAESAAVRDEIGEPGTGLVGFGSFAFADDPGHSTLVVPRVVLGRRGDRRWLTTIAVEPALPTVPSLPSLFGTPSPERPQGVVFADGALTGAQWASAVADAVRRIDAGDLDKVVLARDLLAVAEKPVDFRWPLARIARDYPACWTYAVRGLIGATPEMLVRLENGLVTSRVLAGTIRRSNDDARDLALAASLARSSKDLEEHEYAVRSVADALAPHCTSMNVPESPFVLHLPNVMHLATDLAGVLADGSSSLQLAAALHPSAAVCGTPTPVALKLIAELEHMDRGRYAGPVGWVDAAGNGEWGIALRCAQVDTDDPRRLRLYAGCGIVADSVPEAELAEAQAKLVPVRDALTPDPAETP is encoded by the coding sequence GTGACGGAATCATCGGCCATCCCCGCGGACGACTTCGTGGCCCCTGACGTGCCCCGGCTGGTCGTGCGCACCACCGAGCTCGACCCCGACGTGCACGCCGGACTCGATCTCCTGCAGACGCTGCCCGCCGAGAACGCGACCGCCTGGGTGCGGCGCGGCGAGGGGCTGGTCGGACACGGCGAAGCGGCCCGGCTGGACGTCGCCGGCCCCGATCGCTTCGCGACCGCGGTTCAGTGGTGGGGCAAGCTGGCCGAGTCCGCCGCCGTACGGGACGAGATCGGCGAACCCGGCACCGGCCTGGTGGGGTTCGGATCCTTCGCGTTCGCCGACGATCCCGGGCACTCCACCCTCGTCGTACCCCGCGTCGTCCTCGGCCGCCGCGGCGACCGCCGCTGGCTCACCACTATCGCGGTCGAGCCCGCCCTCCCGACGGTGCCGTCACTGCCGTCGCTGTTCGGGACGCCGTCGCCGGAGCGCCCGCAGGGAGTCGTGTTCGCCGACGGGGCGCTGACCGGTGCGCAGTGGGCGAGCGCGGTCGCCGACGCCGTACGCCGGATCGACGCCGGTGACCTGGACAAGGTGGTGCTGGCCCGCGACCTGCTCGCCGTCGCGGAGAAGCCGGTCGACTTCCGGTGGCCGCTGGCCCGGATCGCGCGGGACTACCCCGCCTGCTGGACCTACGCCGTGCGCGGCCTGATCGGGGCGACGCCGGAGATGCTGGTGCGGCTGGAGAACGGCCTGGTCACCTCGCGGGTGCTGGCCGGGACGATCCGCCGAAGCAACGACGACGCGCGCGACCTGGCCCTCGCCGCCTCGCTGGCGCGGTCGAGCAAGGACCTGGAGGAGCACGAGTACGCCGTGCGGTCGGTGGCGGACGCGCTGGCGCCGCACTGCACGAGCATGAACGTCCCGGAGTCGCCGTTCGTCCTCCACCTGCCGAACGTCATGCACCTCGCGACCGACCTCGCCGGGGTGCTGGCCGACGGCTCGAGTTCGCTGCAACTCGCGGCGGCGCTGCACCCGTCCGCGGCGGTGTGCGGCACACCCACCCCGGTCGCGCTCAAACTGATCGCCGAGCTGGAACACATGGACCGCGGCCGGTACGCCGGGCCCGTCGGCTGGGTGGACGCCGCGGGGAACGGCGAGTGGGGCATCGCGTTGCGGTGCGCGCAGGTGGACACCGACGATCCACGGCGGCTGCGGCTGTACGCCGGCTGCGGCATCGTGGCCGACTCCGTACCGGAGGCCGAACTCGCCGAGGCGCAGGCGAAGCTCGTGCCCGTACGCGACGCACTCACTCCGGACCCCGCCGAGACGCCCTAG
- a CDS encoding DUF2207 domain-containing protein gives MTTAYGGRTRFPVVLLLAPLLAGLVLTGLGLAHPAPARAAVTKAAKAAEGDRIPAYDISARVGTDGSVAVRERFTYDLAARPTPLNWAVPIRFTSAGESADGRDQATGQVVSVHDLAVRMDGRPVRTYHDHQAWWYTIWIGPDGTTPAGRHSYEVSYVLRGLVTSPSDQLRGTNGPRSAGMWWNAVSAHDEPIDRVRLTVTAPEAPVRVSCTITDDTAPCRAGVSGSTVTFTAAGLPGRSAVTTYAELPGVHADDYTAILPGVKATLRSNLAGPGAMAGLPAGAVWGVTALLAAAVVVGLVLVARRPRLPRMAVRDTGALVTVAGLVLAYFLARYDLVWWALPVVCFGAALVVISPMLPSSGAHRPAGAAPAPCGPKPVAPTR, from the coding sequence ATGACGACGGCGTACGGCGGCCGGACCCGGTTCCCGGTCGTACTCCTCCTCGCTCCGCTCCTCGCGGGGCTGGTGCTGACCGGGCTCGGCCTGGCCCACCCGGCGCCCGCACGCGCGGCGGTGACGAAGGCCGCCAAGGCTGCCGAGGGTGACCGCATCCCGGCGTACGACATCTCCGCCCGGGTCGGCACCGACGGGTCGGTCGCCGTGCGTGAGCGGTTCACCTACGACCTGGCGGCCCGGCCAACCCCGCTGAACTGGGCCGTGCCGATCCGGTTCACCTCGGCCGGCGAGAGCGCGGACGGCCGCGACCAGGCGACCGGGCAGGTGGTGTCGGTGCACGACCTGGCGGTACGCATGGACGGCCGCCCGGTGCGCACGTACCACGACCATCAGGCCTGGTGGTACACCATCTGGATCGGGCCGGACGGCACGACGCCGGCCGGCCGGCACAGCTACGAGGTCAGCTACGTCCTGCGCGGGCTGGTCACCTCGCCGAGCGACCAGTTGCGGGGCACCAACGGCCCCCGCAGTGCCGGAATGTGGTGGAACGCGGTCAGCGCACACGACGAGCCGATCGACCGGGTGCGGCTGACGGTGACCGCGCCGGAGGCGCCGGTCCGGGTGTCGTGCACCATCACCGACGACACGGCGCCGTGCAGGGCCGGAGTCAGCGGTTCGACCGTCACCTTCACCGCCGCCGGCCTGCCGGGCAGGAGCGCGGTCACGACGTACGCCGAACTCCCCGGCGTGCACGCCGACGACTACACGGCGATCCTGCCCGGGGTGAAGGCCACCCTGCGCAGCAACCTCGCCGGGCCCGGCGCGATGGCCGGCCTGCCCGCGGGTGCCGTGTGGGGAGTCACCGCGCTGCTGGCGGCGGCGGTGGTCGTGGGGCTGGTGCTGGTGGCCCGCCGGCCGCGCCTGCCCAGGATGGCGGTGCGGGACACCGGGGCCCTGGTCACGGTCGCCGGGCTTGTCCTGGCGTACTTCCTGGCGAGATACGACCTGGTGTGGTGGGCGCTCCCGGTGGTCTGTTTCGGCGCCGCCCTGGTCGTGATCAGCCCGATGCTGCCGTCCTCCGGAGCGCACCGGCCGGCCGGTGCCGCCCCGGCGCCATGCGGACCCAAACCGGTTGCCCCGACCCGGTAG
- a CDS encoding NADH-quinone oxidoreductase subunit C produces MSDERQPADGQQPDGAQENLPSRREPAPPEVIGVRHGSFGARGTGDTSGYGRLVRTVAMPGGTAPPYGGWFDELAERLDAALPDHGGPGFDEAIEKVVVDRGEITFFVRRTHLLSVVRTLRDDAALRYEFCSGVSGVHYPGDTGRELHSVYHLLSMTHNRRIRLEVTCPDADPHVPSVVEVYPTADWHERETYDFFGIVYDGHPGLTRIEMPDDWPGHPQRKDYPLGGIPVEYKGATIPPPDERRSYS; encoded by the coding sequence GTGAGCGACGAACGACAGCCTGCCGACGGGCAGCAGCCCGACGGAGCGCAGGAGAACCTGCCGAGCCGCAGGGAGCCGGCCCCTCCGGAGGTGATCGGCGTACGGCACGGCTCGTTCGGCGCCCGCGGCACCGGTGACACCTCCGGCTACGGCCGGTTGGTGCGCACGGTCGCGATGCCGGGCGGGACCGCACCGCCCTACGGCGGCTGGTTCGACGAGCTGGCCGAGCGGCTGGACGCGGCACTGCCCGACCACGGCGGGCCGGGGTTCGACGAGGCGATCGAGAAGGTCGTCGTCGACCGGGGCGAGATCACGTTCTTCGTCCGGCGTACGCACCTGCTGAGCGTCGTGCGTACCCTCCGCGACGACGCGGCGCTGCGGTACGAGTTCTGCAGCGGGGTCTCCGGGGTGCACTACCCGGGTGACACCGGGCGCGAGCTGCACTCCGTCTACCACCTGTTGTCCATGACCCACAACCGCCGGATCCGGCTCGAGGTGACCTGCCCCGACGCCGACCCGCACGTCCCGTCGGTCGTCGAGGTCTATCCCACCGCCGACTGGCACGAGCGCGAGACCTACGACTTCTTCGGCATCGTCTACGACGGGCACCCGGGCCTGACCCGGATCGAGATGCCCGACGACTGGCCGGGTCACCCGCAGCGCAAGGATTACCCGTTGGGCGGCATTCCCGTCGAGTACAAGGGCGCGACCATTCCGCCTCCGGACGAGCGGAGGTCATACAGCTGA
- a CDS encoding geranylgeranyl reductase family protein, which translates to MSRNSAEHDADVIVVGAGPAGATTAYHLARTGLNVLVLEKTAFPREKVCGDGLTPRAVKSLVAMGIDTSAEAGWLQNKGLRIYGGGMRLELPWPDLAEFPPYGLVRKRTDFDETLARQAQKAGARLHERTTVTGPVTDERTGRVVGVTAKPVREAGGSGEPGSGAEVTYRSPVVIAADGNSSRLSVSAGRMRRENRPMGVAVRTYFESPRHDDDWLESWLELWDGKPGQSNLLPGYGWVFGMGDGTSNVGLGLLNTSTGFQNADYRGLLKAWLSGMPPEWGFVDDRQVGPVRGAALPMGFNRKPHYASGLMLVGDAGGMVNPFNGEGIAYAMESGEMAADVVAQALARPDGPARERVLESYPRALSARYGGYYTMGRIFVKAIGNPQVMKIATRHGLPHPVLMRFTIKLLANLTDPRGGDAMDRLINALAKVTPAA; encoded by the coding sequence ATGAGCCGCAACAGCGCTGAACACGACGCGGACGTCATCGTCGTCGGAGCCGGTCCGGCGGGCGCTACGACCGCCTACCATCTCGCCCGCACCGGGCTCAACGTCCTGGTGCTGGAGAAGACGGCGTTCCCGCGCGAGAAGGTCTGCGGCGACGGGCTCACCCCCCGCGCGGTCAAGTCGCTCGTGGCGATGGGTATCGACACCTCGGCCGAGGCCGGCTGGCTGCAGAACAAGGGCCTGCGCATCTACGGCGGCGGAATGCGGCTCGAGCTGCCCTGGCCCGACCTCGCGGAGTTCCCGCCCTACGGCCTGGTCCGCAAGCGCACCGACTTCGACGAGACTCTCGCCCGCCAGGCCCAGAAGGCCGGCGCCCGCCTGCACGAACGCACCACGGTCACCGGTCCCGTCACCGACGAGCGCACCGGGCGGGTCGTCGGCGTGACCGCCAAGCCGGTCCGCGAGGCCGGCGGCTCGGGCGAACCGGGCTCCGGTGCCGAGGTCACCTACCGCTCGCCGGTGGTGATCGCGGCCGACGGCAACTCCTCCCGGCTGTCGGTCTCGGCCGGCCGGATGCGCCGCGAGAACCGCCCGATGGGTGTGGCCGTACGCACGTACTTCGAAAGCCCCCGGCACGACGACGACTGGCTGGAGTCCTGGCTGGAGCTGTGGGACGGCAAGCCCGGCCAGAGCAACCTGCTTCCCGGCTACGGCTGGGTGTTCGGCATGGGCGACGGCACCAGCAACGTCGGCCTCGGCCTGCTCAACACCAGCACCGGCTTCCAGAACGCCGACTACCGCGGCCTGCTGAAGGCGTGGCTGTCGGGGATGCCGCCGGAGTGGGGCTTCGTGGACGACCGGCAGGTCGGCCCGGTCCGCGGAGCGGCACTCCCCATGGGCTTCAACCGCAAGCCCCACTACGCTTCCGGACTGATGCTCGTCGGTGACGCCGGCGGCATGGTCAACCCCTTCAACGGCGAAGGGATCGCCTACGCCATGGAGTCGGGGGAGATGGCGGCCGACGTCGTCGCCCAGGCCCTGGCCCGCCCCGACGGTCCGGCGCGCGAACGGGTGCTGGAGAGTTATCCGCGGGCGCTTTCGGCGAGGTACGGCGGCTACTACACAATGGGCCGGATCTTCGTGAAGGCGATCGGCAACCCACAGGTGATGAAGATCGCCACCCGCCACGGCCTGCCACACCCGGTGCTGATGCGCTTCACGATCAAGCTGCTGGCCAACCTGACCGACCCGCGCGGAGGTGACGCCATGGACCGGCTCATCAACGCGCTCGCCAAGGTCACCCCGGCGGCGTAG
- a CDS encoding NuoB/complex I 20 kDa subunit family protein: protein MGIEEKLPAGVALTTVEGIVGYFRKASVWPATFGLACCAIEMMTTGGPRYDTARWGMEVFRASPRQADLMIVAGRVSQKMAPVLRQIYDQMPEPKWVLAMGVCASSGGMFNNYAIVQGVDHVVPVDIYLPGCPPRPEMLLDAIIKLHEKIQAGKLGVHKRQQLEEHESLALEAAPTSQMKGLLR, encoded by the coding sequence ATGGGCATCGAAGAGAAGCTGCCCGCAGGGGTCGCCCTGACCACGGTCGAGGGCATCGTGGGCTACTTCCGCAAGGCGTCGGTGTGGCCCGCGACGTTCGGCCTGGCCTGCTGCGCCATCGAGATGATGACCACCGGCGGCCCCCGCTACGACACCGCCCGCTGGGGCATGGAGGTCTTCCGCGCCTCGCCGCGGCAGGCCGACCTGATGATCGTCGCCGGCCGGGTGAGCCAGAAGATGGCCCCGGTGCTGCGCCAGATCTACGACCAGATGCCCGAGCCCAAGTGGGTGCTGGCGATGGGTGTGTGCGCCTCCAGCGGCGGCATGTTCAACAACTATGCGATCGTGCAGGGCGTCGACCACGTCGTCCCCGTCGACATCTACCTGCCCGGCTGCCCGCCGCGGCCGGAGATGCTGCTGGACGCGATCATCAAGCTGCACGAGAAGATCCAGGCCGGGAAGCTCGGCGTGCACAAGCGGCAGCAGCTCGAGGAGCACGAGAGCCTCGCGCTGGAGGCCGCGCCGACCTCGCAGATGAAGGGGCTGCTTCGGTGA